The sequence below is a genomic window from Uranotaenia lowii strain MFRU-FL chromosome 2, ASM2978415v1, whole genome shotgun sequence.
tttcaacaacaaaaacaaaacattcaagatttttaaaataacaaccgtctaataaaaaaataataaaaattatacacATAAAAAACAATTCTAACAAGAAATCTTACATTACACAGATACATAGCGCGAAGTGTTGCTCGTGTTGAATATCATAGCTGttggatttatttatttctgtcaGTTACCTAGCCGATGAGTTTTTACACAATATCTGACGAATTAAGAGAgttatataatttttacattgaATATGTTCAAACTTCCGTCTTCTCAGTTTAATAATTACACATGTTTCGTAAGTACAATCGAAGGTCATCCACTgctatttataaataaaaaaccgAATAAACACTGATAAATACTTTAGCTCTCTAATTGAATAGGTTTCCAAATCTAGCGCGCTTCTTTAGACCCAAAACTGTGGGTCAggtttttgaaaccttttttgtttgtttgttcctCCGTTCATCACCtacataattataaaaattgtttcgACTTCTTCAGgtgattttacaaaattggacCTCGGATCAGGTATTAATCCTATATCATTCTTACAATTACACGATGGATTCCGTAGATCTATACTTCTTTTCCTAGAAAACTCTACTGCCTAGAGTTGGAAAGAATTTCATATCTACGGTTTGTTCTAGCCCGTTGATCTCGATAGCAGCTCGAAGGTTCTGAATCGACTCTCGAACTCATTCTAAGTTTTGCAGAATCATTATAATTAATTTGTACATCATCAAAGAACATAAATACATCAAACAATGATCCCAACCTATTTGAGTAGTGCAAAACAGGCCTCGTCGACTAGAGAACAATttgaaaaggagaaaaaaaatccatcgacGACCGCCCAAGAAAAGCCTCATATTTAGCCATCCTCGTCGCCCCGAGGATGTTGTGTCTCGTACTTGGAATTGACAAAAAACCGCCAAGTCATGTCGAGCCAACAGATTTGGACTCAAAGATCAAACGTGCTGATCGATGCCCGTGTTGCTGGGAACATCCTCGAGCTTTCGCCAGACTACATTGCACATCTCCCGGACCAGAGCCTTTTCGCCGTCGTCCAGCTGGTGATGATCCGGGGTACTGTTCGGTCCGATTCGTTCCCGCTCTAGCTGTTCCCGCACTTCAAGAACTTGAAGAGCCCGCACGACTGCTTCCGGTCGACCGGATATCGGATCTGGGACGGTCGTCGTGAGGGTTGCTGGAATTCCGTTGCCATTTTGGATGCTTCCTTGGTTGCCTACATTTGGGCTGGATTGATGCTGTGGAATTGATATTCCTCCATTCACTGTTCCGGTTACTGTTCCGTTTGTCGATGGGCTTGGGATGggtagatttttcaaaatggcaCATCGTTCCTCTTCCAGCTGCCGTATTCGGGATTCCAGGGAACGGACGTACTGCAAGGTCTGGTCGTTGAGCGTGGTTCTGAGGTTGAGGTcctaaaagcaaaaaaagaaatgagGTGTagcaaacaaatttcttttgattataaatattgtataagatttcaattttttttaaagttctgaatttttagttctgattttaaaaacaacaaaagtaaaGCCCAGAAGCGGCCTTACAGCTCGGCCTGAGATAGGAAGTCTCgggtgattttacagattttcaaaaatcgaccatTTCGTTCAGTTCGAAAAAGTAGATAGGGGAGGGTTTCATTCTGAAATTCATTTCTCATTGTAAATAATGGCcgaagaattttatttctaaaaccaAGTTAAATTctgaaggaaaattttaaaatatgattctgaaGTCTGGAGCTTTTTGAACTTAACTTTCATTAATTTTCCTTGCAATTTCCAGCTTTCATTATTGATTTATAACTATATCTTAAACTCATCCCCGTATTTAGACGGGGTTCACAAAAATTTCCGTGAAACCATATCCAATTACTTTTATTTCACTTTTGCGCAGAATTTTATATATCACGTTCATCTAACAATACACACTTATGAAAACTttttgacaagcagttgtcaaaagcaacAGCTAGATAAATAAATACATACAATAGCTATTGACAGTTAGGTGTAAAATTTTCCACCATTCTgatttattaatgaaaaaaaatgaatataagtTAGCTTGAAAAGATGTTCAGCTACCAATgactgattttagtaaaaaatgttaaaattcccagcaaacatgaattAGCATTAagaatgataactcaagtcattaaaaacgttactgcgaatcgtaattccagctaacgcaagtaaaagttcgtaaaaatcgttactcaaaCTCGGATTAAatagtttaaatcggatatgataaaatgtccgccatgtttgcagattttgaagacgatttcgttgttttttttctcccgcgtgggacaattgagagaacagctttgatgttctctctgcaaccagccgtgcaaccagattgataaaaatcagataATTTTCTTACCTTAACTtaaggccgtaggaagaactgactcATGACTAATTCCTAAGTTCTTTTACATAAATTGTTTTTCgttatatgatttttaaattgtttttcgtGTGAAATGgcaacttttaaaaatacattctaaaatctttaaatgatGATTAGGATTTGTATAAAGAATCCTTTAGTAACGAAATAGGAAAtctactttcatcgatggttggaatcttaaaatttgcataaaaatctGGTGAACTTAACTTAAGATTGCTgggaaaatctgggcaattttagttaaaacctggcaaaattcaggCATtccatttcgatttttttttaaccaaaattcagaCAATATCagggaaaatttgacaaaaatccaggaattattcaacaaaaatcaagaagaaaaacattgGTATCATtactttttcatcaaattatcgtttcgtttattttaataaatctatcacgaaaaaaataatttttgggtgaaaaaatagtgaatttattcgaattttttatttgatttttatttttattcgaagaaaaacattttttttttaaataaatccaattttcaaaagttaaaataaaagattaaaattatgCGTTTAAAATAGGATTTATGCAAACACGATCCTAGTTAGagatttcagattgaaatttgattcttgaaaaaactgcaatattaataatgttgaacagTACGCCAAAGCATATGAACTCCCTGAATTTCTGTGATCTCTTTCAATTTCCCTACTGAAATAGTCATctcgataattttattttggttgTGGAACTTTTTGACGAACTGAATTTAAATTATGGGCAATACtttattctgaatcttaattttaaaataaaataaataaattgaattttctatgtgtttcggaatttcaaaacgttttCTGAATTGTACATTTAAACAGGttctgaatttagaaataaataccAGGACTTGAATCAGTTTCAGAGCCCCCAATAATGAATCAATAATTGTAATTCGggtgttttgggtttcaatgattattttattcCAATAATGTTagatttcgaaaatttctaaactcatttctaaaatcatgaatcaaattttgaaggaaatgtaaaaccaaatttaaacgacgatttcaaacacagtaattcttttcaaatttttgggatgATTTGAACCGAAAATAAAAATCCCAAATTAGGTACATAacccgaaatatgaaaacatgaATTCAATTGCGATTTTAATTATATGGAAACTAAATCTCTGATAGAgttaaatcttaatttaaattcagtATTCAGTAATGatttaccgtaaactgggggaactttgataagcggggtaactttgatcaacatgaattttatgccgataatcatcattaactaagtataaagttaaaatatctgaaaactgtttactacgtttaaAAGATTATGAATTGAGtaacaaataagctaaatttggtttttaatgggagattttttaaattacttagaatgtaattttaaaatcttaaaatatctggttttttgaaggctcacaaacaaacacctctcctgatcaaatttaagcatttaggagcaaatgggttgtttaatgtgaaagttcaacttttttcttggtttaggttttATGGTCagttgatgataatttttggatattgataaaaaacggtcattttccacGCAAAAGCCTgcatagaaaaaatggctaaaagcCCTTTCAAATGGttgagtttgaagaaaaaaagaacatagcaACAGTGTGAAATCTTAGGGAATtacatgaaggtaaaatttcatttgtttttgaagccaacaaatattgagaaatgtttataattttcgcccctaaatgtatgcagcaacattgtccatctttgcAGTGTATTTGttcttgaaagaaaacgttaaaagattcaattgagtccaaacgaaaaattactgttatcggtGTTtggagccttctgtgctaaattacatcaaaacaataaatttgaagatgttgagatacgtaaataccatagtgatcaaagttaccccgaaactcgcaatctggttttgtaacaaacatttaattataaccaccaatatcgtttgaatttactgcaatcaatgatcatgtttaatatactccttacctcagtaagtgttttatagcttttaggtattacaaaaaagcaaccctttccaaaatattcaaaaatgaatgaaaaaagtgatcaaagttcccccagtttacggtactatcaataagtgagaaaattttgaaaaactgtaactGAGTTCTGAACCTGAGAttagtttttgaagttttgacatcagttctgaATCAAGATTGTAACTACTCCTCCTTACCCATCATCAAAATATGGTTAAGGATTACAAATTTTGAGTGAAGAGCAGTATCcctcgcttgcttttgatggaccctcaatgcgggggggggggggggaggttaaCCCCCAAACCGCCCCCGGTCCAACGGCCATGCTTTAACGGCTTTTCATatctcttttttgtttttgaacgtTCCCACAGAGTTTATCACCTAAGaaatgttctaaattttaataaaagttcaAGCGATTTCGtgtattttaaatgattttttctttcttgggGGCAGGTCATTACCCCGTTCTATACAAcctccccctcccccttccGTAGGGCCGTGCATGGTAAAGCTAGAACTTgcgaaataatgtttttttggaacaaaaaaaagttcgggATTCCTTTTCTAGATTCGCGATTCagtgaatctttaaaaaaggattttatttctttttgataacCTCAATAAATGTTTGATTGGAGGTTTGATTTCTAATTCTGTCCaatgattaaaattcaaattcaaagaagTTTAATTCAATCTTGACTTACCGTCAATCCATTCCGCCCAAACTGGCCGCCATTGAGCTGATGATGCAGGTTGTTCTCGTCGGCATTGGTGCTGGAACTGCTTCCATCGCCATCGTCTCGCAGCGGAACAGCCGCACTAGTATTCGATCCGTTTCCGGCCGGTCCTCCACAACTTCCGCACACCGGAGGTGGCCGATTGGTATTGCTCCTTTCTTCGTCCAGATACAAACAAAGTTCCTTCAGCTCCAGATTGTCCCTTATCAGCTCCTGCTGTTTGTCGTCCAGCTGCCGCAGTTTGGTCtaaaattcaccaaaaaatattaaaaaaaaaactgtcgaaTGAAGGCATGTTTTGAATTATACCTGATAGGCGGAAACTTCCTGCCGCATGACGCTGGCCGTATATCGTCCGAATCGTTGCCACTCTCGGGCCAACTTGCGACCCTTCTGCCGGTCATCGTCCAGGAAGCAGCACAGATCCCGCAGCTCCTGGTTGTCGTCGCTTAGCCGCTGGTTGGCCTCTTTCAGCGCTCGCAGCTCGGCAAGCAGATTctgaaaattattaattaaaaataatcaattaggtattcttcttttaaattttggtaaatattAGATATTCTAAacatatgataattttttttaattttcgttgcATTATTCAAATCCAGCTTTTGGCTACCCTAATCTATACAACATGTGGATTCCGAAACGGTTGATCAGCAATAACAGTTTTGCGCAATGCGGAAGAACTAGCTGAGCTCGCTActgtttttccaatttgatCGTTTAGATGCCTTCCACATGTTAGGTTTGGGTACCTCCAGCTGTTTTTACTTCTGCTTCTCCAAACGCCCCCCTTCACCCCTTCCCACCTCTTTCAAGGAACCGGCTTAGTCAGCAATTCTCTTCTCGTCTTTCTTCGAGCATCGATTTATTATTGTTCCAGTTAAATTATAATTTGTTAATTGAGCGGAGTTTTCCTCCCAATAACACTACCCGGGCAGAGCGGCAAGTGTGTTCCGGGTCGAAACGGTTTTTCCTCCGGGGGCGAATGGCGCGGACTTTCGATGTTATGATGGCCACACCAGGCTAGCTAGTCCGTACCAACTTGTGTTTCCTTTCATCTTCGAGGCCATTTTTCAACTACTATAAAGAAACAATTTTCTAACCCACTTTAGATGGGATCTTTCAGGGGAGGGAGGGGTTGTGCGAAAGCAAAAAGCCGCGACTTTGCCGCGCTAATGATCCAGACTCCAGTCAGTGAAGTGGAGCGCATTCACTTTTGGGGGGAATTCCTATGCAGTTAGCCACAGTTAAGGGAGAAAGGTGAATGAGTGAGGAACAGGGCACTTGAAGTTTACAGGCTGTTTCCTGTCCTACCCCGGCTGTTTACCCTCAATCTTCTCACCTTTTCGTTGGAATCGGATGCGGGATGGAAAATATCAACGAGATCTCAACTCGCACAAGAAGAAAGGTAAGTACTTAGTTTTATGCGAAGTGCAGCTGCTGCGGCAAGAAGGAAGGAAGAGCGGTTTATTTTCCTATTAATCTCGGCGTGTGttcaaaaaaagggaaataGCGATCAATCAGTTGAGATAGAACATCAGCTTTCCATTAGCCTCCAGTTGCGGAAAAGGTTAGCAGTGTTTGAATGACAGTCGTTTTTTgcagtcaatatattcctaggTGAAATCTAAGTGTTAAAGTCAAAGCTAAAGTTAAAGGTTTCAAACTATAAAAACGCGGtaagagaaatgtttttttccttattacATGATCCTTAACTTCATACAAAAGGTTTAGATCAGACTGTTTTCGAACTtgttcatatacattttgttgttgtCTTGTTTTGCTAGCTACAGGGACTAACCCTCTTAAGCCCAATTCttccaaaaaatcattaaaattggcacaaaaccgcATCAAATggttattccaaattttaaggCAGAATGAGGATATTTGATCACTGGGGATATTTTATTCCTTCGCGAAACCGGAATGTCTTGCAAATACAAAATGTTCTAGGAAATTGAGTAGATATGAAACAATAATGCTGttcttcaaacaaattttcaaaatttaattttttgagttattgaactttgtttgaaatattcaacaaaacgtgacatttttatcactttaaaatgttttctacatggaaaaattattgttaaaatattgattCCAGTATATCAATCGTAAGGGTATAAAAAGAACTTCATAATGACatatttttgaagcaaaagTCAACtctcagtaggggagaatgaggatacttgatccctggggatacttgattccttagctatatctcgaaactggaatgtcttacaaagatcaaatgttctagaaagatgtgccaaaatgagcaaaataacaatgcttgcagtttaaaattttttaacaaaataattgtttgagtaattgaactttgtttgacaaaatgtaacttgaagatcttttttcatcactttaaaatgttccttacatgggaaaattatgataaaaatatttgttccaatgtatcaatcgttcgagcgtaaaatgaacttcataatgccaaattttcaaaccaatggaaaactctcaacttttttcagaaacagttttctaaaatgttgattatggatacaattgatcccctagagttgggtacaattgatcctccttccaaacggcatatttttcttctgaattgatcgttatgattgctgattactaAATTACTCATATTTATcccaaaactaatatttatcaaacaattgtctgaagaaaagagcaaaaataaataattttttctaaattataagaaatagcgcctttaagtatgcaatgttattagcgttgagacaaagttatagaattttcaaattatgtctgctataaattatgaaatgagaacaaacatgaccgaaatagtcaattaacattctctcttgggttttgtttgattttttttacaaggattatggcttcctgaataaaagatcaagtctccttcaataggggatcaagtctcccctaacttcgcaatttttttacgcccacgaaaatgcttctagttcttcaacgggttcaagtatcgttctaatttttggagcatagaaacttgaagttacaagctgtcagaaaatgtcaaagacggcgagttgctatttttttccaaaaagatatggtgaaaataagaaaaggggatcaagtatccccactctcccctatatgtagattaataaaatttttccgGAATGTCTGTTATGAGTTTAATTGACCCccagagtccaaaaagatacatttttcttctgaatggatcgtgatcattacTTAGCCCAAAATTACTATTGTTTGTCTAAAAAACTAACACGTATCCAGTTACAACCTGATAAAAAAGACTCAAAGATctgttttatcttaaaaattagaaaaattgcgcCTGTAACTATGCAAAAGCTATATTTGTCTAGAttcgtctcacgaaaatgcttctagttcattttGGAGCTCATTCATCTTCtgacttttggagcatataaacttgaagtaACAAGccgtcagaaaatgcaaaagacggcgggttgcaattttttttttttttttttcaaaaagatatgatgaaaataagaaaaatggatTAAGTAAATATCCCCAATCTAGCCTTTAGAAATGCCGATTGatttatgtatgtatttttGTCAAACATAAGCAACTTGAAAGGTGTTCATATGAAGAAGCCTTAACCTTACTAGTCATTGAAGTCCGTGATGTATTCGGATATGTAGATCAATTTGAGATGAATTGATTGATTGCATGGCAATAAGttagaaaacttaaaatattagaAATGGCCTTAACCCGGTTCTGAAGCACAACATTTTTCTATCATCCTCTTCTCTTCTTCAGTtttatctattgactactaggacgtgtcCGGCGCCTTTATTGACGATTCAAAAAgaaagcatcagttttgggcattgtgaatatgttttcaatctcaaatttttttttcagtgcacaAAATTTATGACCTCGGTCAATCGCGGAGCAGCAATCATTGCACTCATAAACGTTTGTCGCTCACAAAAAtagatcaatttttgtttttcattcacaactatatttattaggccttttacttttacaaagtttaaatgtgccgagGGTTTCTATAAGTGTAAAAGTATAGATACAATAAGACTTTCTTTTGTTTGTGCCTGCCTAgttttgccaaaataacaaactttgtcaaagaagttagtttaattttatatgTCTTCATTgatgccgaatacaactattatgttattttatattaatttaatttgatttattttctgcatatccttcatctcatctctacattacttctcacctctattctcaataaAATACTTATCACAAACAACgagcaatcagcagcagcagataTCGAATCCCAGATAtatccaccggaaggctaaatcaaTACTAACATTCttcagcagtagccttaaaagtCAGCGCTtctcaagccaatccgtctttttccaccggaagactaAATCAAAACATACAATCCAAaccagcagcctttaaaatctacGCTTCTTAAGCCAACCTGTCTTTTTTTACTGGAACGCCAAAGCATAACCAACAATCAGCGGCAgatgctttaaaaatctgcgcttcctaagccaattccgtcatTTCCACCGGGAGACCGAATCAAATCtatcaatcagcagcagccttaaaaatctgcgtctCCTAAGCTAATTTCGTCTTTATCCAACGGGCGGCCAAATCAAACTagtaggggagaactgtacaagacgcactagttaagcataatcgctatttacagcgatacctaTCATCTATGAATCAAATTGAAAGTCCACGACGATTTAGTGATCACATTTACATCTTGTCAAAAAgaataatatgttaaaaacacgattttggtaatatttttgtgaaaatcttaaacagccagaaaacaagccgcggggtaggacgccaaaactagtggacagaacgcaccattcCGGATGGGTGgtgagaaatggaacaatggttatacggaatatagtaattgaaacatcaaaatttctatcacatgttcttcttatttttgcaaactaaccatactttagcaaaaaatcatttattattgctaatttaacgaaaattttgctgttcaaaattcacttttttatatccttataggtaaaacgccttcaggtaggcaacgaaattcaatttcttgactgatatcgcggcaaacatggcggcagataattttttcgagtcaaatattggtgcacctttttaactccaacaaggacgaaatttgttataattatacaatcttatcgtaatttgggagtcagcaaataaaaagaaagagattttgtttcgacatttggtttttctcaaaagttaacagcattcaaaatatgagcctaaaacacgtggctttgcgggcattctgccccaatttggatataattaaattaagtaaaaatttgtgggaagttagtgaaatataataaaatatttattagtCATTCGAAAGTGAATACGAGTGTTATAACGAAAAGCTGCAGTTGGATCAAATAGCGCAGactggtttaccataaaaccttatatgttaaccACCTGCGATCATGAGTTCGGAATTGAATTGATTAGTTTGAATTGAtgtaattcaaaaaataaatataaaaacgaTGGATTATTTATAAATCCACCATTGGGCTTTTTTACAA
It includes:
- the LOC129747218 gene encoding coiled-coil domain-containing protein 85C-like; amino-acid sequence: MRQEVSAYQTKLRQLDDKQQELIRDNLELKELCLYLDEERSNTNRPPPVCGSCGGPAGNGSNTSAAVPLRDDGDGSSSSTNADENNLHHQLNGGQFGRNGLTDLNLRTTLNDQTLQYVRSLESRIRQLEEERCAILKNLPIPSPSTNGTVTGTVNGGISIPQHQSSPNVGNQGSIQNGNGIPATLTTTVPDPISGRPEAVVRALQVLEVREQLERERIGPNSTPDHHQLDDGEKALVREMCNVVWRKLEDVPSNTGIDQHV